The region CAATCTGAACAAGATCGTATGTTGTATTGATATTCCAGATAGTAATTTCTTTCAAAGATTTATCTTGGACTAAAATGTTGAGCGAAGTCAGTTGCTTTTCGGCATTAGCCAAATCATTTTTTCCCAAATAAGCCATTCCTTTTGCATAATGCCAGATTACCTTTGGATAAACAATATCGTCTTTAGGTTCCGGAAGCGCCATAATCTTGTCCCACATGGAGAATTTTACCGCTATGTAATACGGAATGCTGTAATAATGTTGTAAGGTTCCCCAGCCAGACTCCCGCATGATTTTTGGCGAAATATGTTCTTGCAGTTTCAACGCCGATTCCCAAGCCAATTTTGACTTTCCTTCTAAAGCTGCGGTTGCCGTTAAAAAATGATAATTATGCGGATAATAAGCAAGAGGATATGCGCCTTGTGCATGACAGACAGTGGTGTAAAGACTATCAACTCTAATGGCTTCAATGTTTGAAAGTGTTCCCTCATGATAATCTCCCGTGCGAATGTATATATGTGAAGGCATATGAACCAAATGACCGGAACCCGGAACCAGAGTTTCCAGTAATTTAGCGCTTTGCATAGCTTTTTCAGGATAGGCAGAAGATTCTAAAGCATGTACTAAATAGTGATGTGCTCCTGGATGTTTCGGATTTTTTTTAATGAGTTCGTTTAAAACCATAAGTATTTCCGGAGTCCATTTTTTTGGTATTTCTGTATCTTTTTCATACAAATCCCAAGGATGTAAATTCATTAAAGATTCGGCATAAAGCGTTCCGATATCCGGATCTGAAGGAAATTGATTGTAAACTTTTTTCATCGCTTCGGAGTAAGCAATATCAAGAGGCTTTCTGTCAGATGGAGGCTTGGCTGCGTATCGTACCGTTAACGCATCTATCATTGCTTTTTCTTTTGGGGAACATTTGGCAGAAAGTTTTTTTGCTTTTTGAACTGCCTCATATGCTCTTTGGAAATTATCTTCTTCCATTCCGCCATTATAATTTGGACCTAAAACATAAGCAAATCCCCAATAAGCCATGGCACAATTTGGGTCTAAACGACTTGCTTCATAAAAAGACCGCGCGGCCTCGGCATGATTAAATCCATACGCAAGCATTAATCCTTGATTGAAATATTCCTGCACTTCTGGATTATTGGTGGAAATTTTAAAAGACACACCTTCTAAGCCTTTAAATTTAGGTGCTTTTTTGTTTTGTGTGTACCAATCTTTATCATTGGTTTGGGGTACAAAACAGCTTTTTACGGCATTTACTTTATCAACTGATTTGGGTTCAGTGTTTTTATCTTTACAACAAGTCAAAAGAAGAAAAACAGCTATTAGAGAGTAATTATATTTCATTGCAAAATGGATTTGAAATTATATAATCAGTGTAAAAGCTTTTAAGAACAAAATGGAGGTGTATAGTATAAGATGCTGAATAGGAGTATATTAAAAACAAAATTAAATAAAAAAGAATTATGTTTTGTAAATAATTGCTTTTCAGTACTATACACTTTTTTGAACAAGATTTTAGATTTCACGCAGATTTTGCAGATTTAAACAGATTTAAGTAGATTATATTATAGAAAATCTGCTGAATCTGCCTAAATCTTTTTTAAATCTGCGTGAAAAAAATTAAGGTCTATACTTTTCAGCATAGACCTTATGGATATTTTATAAAAACAATTTCTTAGTTTGTTCCAGCAGCCACTTTATCTACCAAAAACAATAATTCACCCGAAACCGGTTTAATCAATTGCATTGGATATAAAGTCGGATTGTATTCGCCAGTTGTAACCTCTTTTAAAGCGTTGATTTTCTTTTCTCCAAA is a window of Flavobacterium crocinum DNA encoding:
- a CDS encoding tetratricopeptide repeat protein, translated to MKYNYSLIAVFLLLTCCKDKNTEPKSVDKVNAVKSCFVPQTNDKDWYTQNKKAPKFKGLEGVSFKISTNNPEVQEYFNQGLMLAYGFNHAEAARSFYEASRLDPNCAMAYWGFAYVLGPNYNGGMEEDNFQRAYEAVQKAKKLSAKCSPKEKAMIDALTVRYAAKPPSDRKPLDIAYSEAMKKVYNQFPSDPDIGTLYAESLMNLHPWDLYEKDTEIPKKWTPEILMVLNELIKKNPKHPGAHHYLVHALESSAYPEKAMQSAKLLETLVPGSGHLVHMPSHIYIRTGDYHEGTLSNIEAIRVDSLYTTVCHAQGAYPLAYYPHNYHFLTATAALEGKSKLAWESALKLQEHISPKIMRESGWGTLQHYYSIPYYIAVKFSMWDKIMALPEPKDDIVYPKVIWHYAKGMAYLGKNDLANAEKQLTSLNILVQDKSLKEITIWNINTTYDLVQIASNVLSGAIEAKKNNLEQSISFLNKAIEIEDHLNYNEPPDWFFSVRHYLGAVLLNAGKYNEAEKIYKQDLKTLPKNGFALIGLYNALTLQKKQKEALKIKTDFDNAWQHADLQIKSSASIVD